ACATTATAGAGGCGCGCCGCTTGCCTGACCGTGGCCTTCGTCTCGATTATGTAATTTGCCACCTCGATTACACGGCGACGTATGTAGTCCCTCATTCCCCTGGCCCCCCACCTCTGGTTTAATACATTTATATGCGGGGACCAGGTGGATATGCTACTATCGCCATTACTAGTGCCATTACCGGGATTACCGCCGGGGTGAGAGCCGCAAGAATGCCCCGGGGTCTACCGGTTTGCCGCCTTTATGCACCTCGAAATGCAGGCAGGGACCGATGGGTTCTCCCCCATCATAGACCCTTCCGATCACGCTCCCCTGCTGGACCTCCTCCCCCTTTCCGACAAGAATCTCCTCACAGTGATCATAGATTGTCTGCACGCCGTTATCGTGCAGCAGGACCACCCTCCTGCCCTCGGGAGGGCCACCCTCAGCCGTGTCCACATCAGTCACAACCCCTGAGAGCGCGGCGCGGACCTCCTCGCCGGGCACAGTGGCTATATCCCACCCCCCGTTATACCGCCAATCGTCGTAGAGAGGGTGCTTCACCCACCCGAATCCCACGGCTACCTCCCCATTTACCGGCTCCATCATAGTCTCCGTAGCTTCCGTAGTTTTCATGGCTTCCATAGCTCCCTGTATAGCCCCCTGCCCCCCTGGTTCCCGCTCAAACCCCGGGGGTTTGGGACCCCGGGCCCCGGAATTCGGACTCTGTGTCCGCTGTATCTCCGGCCGCTGCCCAGCTTGCCCAGCTTGACCCGCCGGCCCGGCCACGTGCGCCATCTCAGTCGATTCAGTTGCTATGGTCGATATAAAGGACTGGCCCGCCAGGATGAGCCCGATCGAGAGCCCGGCCGCCACCGCCCCCACAGCCAGGCCACGCCTCAATCTAAGGGCTGACCGGAGACCTAACCGGAAGCCTGACCAGAGGCCCCCCACAAGCCTCGCCCCTGATGTGAACCGCACCGTAGTGGCCAATAATAAAGCCCGGGGCGAGATCCATGATTTCCATTTGGGCGCCTTGACCATCTTATCACCCCGGGCTTTATTATCCCCACATATTTCCTCTTTATGCAAACCCGACCCAACATGATATTTTTTAGCAGATTCACCGCTCAACGCCGGTGGTGAGCCTGACCACCTCAACCCCTGTGTAATAGTACTTTAAAATATCCTCAAAGCTCTTGCCCTGCCGCGCCATACCATCCGCCCCATACTGGCACATGCCCACGCCGTGGCCATAGCCGGTGGTCTGAATCAGGACGCTATCCCCGTTTATCCTCCAGGAAAGCCGGGTCGACCTGAGCCCGAGCCTATCCCTCAGGTCCGCCGCGCTAAATGTTCTATTCCCTATCCGGATCGTCTTCACGCGCCCTCGCGGGGATTGGGCTAGCACCTCAACCGGCCTGGCCATGGGGTCGCGGCTGATCACTTCCACGACCCTCCCGTTCACCCTCTGCGTCGTTACCTTCCTCACCCCGAATGTGACCCCCAACCTCCGCTCGAGTTCCTCCAGGCTGAAGACCCTCTGCTCTCGAAAGACCTGGCCGCCCCTGTGAAAATTGCAGGGCTTCCCCTGAAGATAGGGAACCGGGGCCGACCATACGTCTGCTGCATCATCCGTCGAGCCCCCGCAATTCGAGTGGTAAGCTGCATCTATTAATTCCCCATGGTAGGTTATGACGTAACCCTCTGTCGCCCTGACAGCCTGCGAGATCTTGTAGTAATAAGGGATGAATTCAAGATAGCCCCATGTCCTCCGCATATCATCCGTGGATTTCCAGGCCTGGCAGTGGCGATAGTCTGTACATACGTCGGCCCCGGGGTGTTCGAGGCACCCCTTGCCACCAAAGGCCCTCATACGCTTTAAAGCAAAGGTGCGGGCGGCTACGGCCTGCGCCTTGAGTGCCTCGAGCGCAAAGGAAGCAGGCATCTCCGCCGCAACGACCCCAATAAGGTATTGCTCTAGGGGCATCCGGACGATCTTCTTTTGCGGCTCAATGTATACGGATATCTCAGGACTCGAGGTTTGCGGGGGTGCAGGCGGCACATTGAAGCTGCATCCCCTGAGAGCTATGATTGAGGGAAGGACAATGATGACCACGAAGCAGAAGGCAACGATGAAAAAAACCATTCTCTTCATTAAAGATAGCGCCCCCTGGACTGGATCGCAGAGCTCCGCCGCAGGGCTGGCTGGCCAAGGCGGAGCCAAAACCAGATATGCTTGTCTAAACCGTCTATAATCTATCTATATTGCGATGTCCAAGGGTTTAGAACCTTCCAGGCACCCGGCGAGCCCCGGGCCAGCTTGCTCTCTCTCAACCCTCTCAATCGTTGCGCCCAGCTTCGAGAGTTTAATTTCGATATTCTCATATCCGCGATCGATGTGATGAACCTCTGATACCTCTGTTTCGCCTTCTGCAACAAGCGCTGCCAGGATGAGGGCCGCACCGGCCCGCAGGTCGGTGGCCTTCACTGGAGCGCCCGTGAGGCGGGGCATACCCTCAATAATGGCCGTCCTCCCATCGATCTTGATGTTCGCACCCATCCTCTTCAGTTCATCAACATACATGAACCTGTTTTCAAATACCGTCTCGGTTATAATGCTCGTGCCCTGCGCGATCGACAGCAATGCCGCCACCTGCGCTTGCAGGTCGGTGGGGAACCCGGGGTACGGCATGGTCTTGACATCAGCGCTCTTCAACATCACGCTGGACCTTACCCTGATCCCTGTAGCCTCCTCATCGACACGTACACCTATTTCCCGCAATTTGGCGATGAGCGGCTTGAGGTGTTCAGGCAGTGCATTCTTGACAAATACATCCCCATGGGTTATGGAAGCGGCTATCATATAGGTACCAGCTTCGATCCTGTCGGGCAGGATCGCGTGGGTTGCTCCCCCGAGGCGTTTCACGCCCTCGATGCGGATGATATTGGTGCCGGCGCCGCGGATGTTGGCCCCCATGGCGTTGAGAAAGCTCGCCAGGTCCACGACCTCTGGTTCCTTGGCAGCATTCTCGATGATGGTGGTCCCCGTGGCCAGCGTTGCAGCCATCATTATATTCTCGGTCGCCCCCACGCTTGGAAAATCGAGATAGACATGGCCGCCCGAGAGCCCGTTCCCGGCGGTGGCCTCCACATACCCATGTTCCCTAGCGATGCTGGCCCCCAGCGACTCAAAACCCTTGAGGTGAAGATCAATGGGCCTGGTCCCGATGGCGCACCCACCAGGCAAGAATATCTTGGCATACCTGAAGCGGGCCAGCATGGGCCCCATAATAAGAAAAGAGGCCCTCATCTTCCGGACAAGGTCATAAGGAGCCTCTACGGCCCTGACATCGCTGGCATCCAGCCTCAAAACGCTCGATTTCGAGGATTGACCGGCTGCAATCTTGACACCGAGGCTGCGCAGGACCTCCTGGATCGTGCGAACATCCTCCAGCCTCGGGATATCCTCCAGGATCACCTCGCCGTCCGACAAAAGGGATGCCGCCATTATGGGCAATGCTGCGTTCTTTGCGCCGCTTATCTTCACGATGCCGTCAAGTCGTCTGCCACCTTGAATTCTGATCCTAGTCACCGGCTATCCTCCCAGATTAGTGGCTCCCCTACAACGTAGAGTGTAACATCTGCCCAGCTAAATATGCAAGCGGCAATTCATGGATTTTAAAATCACAGCTTCATGGATTTCAAAATCATGACTGGTTGGTCCCGCCGCATGTTACGGGGCCGATCCCCCGCTGACCGCCCTGACATTCTCAGCAAACTGGGACTTTACAACAAGCTGCCTGAATTCCTCGTTGCTCTTCGTGTGGGTGAGGCGCTCCAGCACGAGCTCAGTTGTATCGGCAATTCCAAGGGATCCGAAAGCCTTCCTCAAGAGCCAGACCATATCCAGCTCCTCCGGCGTCAGGAGCAGCTCCTCTTTCCGCGTCCCGGACCTGTAAATATCGATCGCCGGGAAAATCCTCCGCTCGGCAAGGCGCCTGTCGAGGTGGATCTCCATATTTCCGGTCCCTTTAAATTCTTCGTAGATAACATCATCCATGCGACTCCCTGTCTCCACAAGAGTCGTCGCGAGGATGGTCAGGCTTCCTCCTTCTTCGATGTTGCGCGCGGCGCCAAAAAAGCGCTTGGGCCGGTGAAGCGCGCTAGGATCCAGCCCTCCGGACAGCGTCCTGCCACTAGGAGGTTCTACAAGATTGTACGCGCGAGCGAGCCGGGTTATACTATCCAGCAGGATAATCACGTCCTTTTTATGCTCAACAAGCCTCCTGGCGCGCTCGAGAACCATCTCGGCAACCCGGATGTGGTTATCAGGCGGCTGGTCAAAGGTTGAGCTCGTCACCACCCCTTTGACCGACCTCTCCATATCTGTGACCTCCTCGGGCCTTTCATCGACCAGGAGCACGAGGATCTCTATCTCGGGGTGGTTGGCGGATATGGCGTTCGCGATCTTCTTGAGAACGGTCGTCTTCCCGGCCTTGGGCGGGGATACTATCAGCCCTCGCTGCCCCTTGCCGAGAGGCGCCATGATATCTATCATGCGCGTGGTGATCTCCTTTGGATCGGTTTCCAGCTTGATCCTCTGGTTTGGATAGATCGGCGTGAGATCCTCAAAGTGCAGCCTCTTGCTGGCGGCCTCCGGGTCCGCCGAGTTTACAGCCTCAACCCTCAGGAGGGCGAAATACTTCTCGTTCTCCTTGGGCGGCCTGACCTGACCGGATATAAGGTCACCCGTCCTGAGGTTAAACCGGCGTATTTGAGACGGGGAGACATAGATGTCATCCTGGCTTGGTGACAGGCCCGCAACCCTGAGAAAGCCGAAGCCATCCGGCATTATCTCGAGGATTCCCTCCGCGAATAGCAGGCCTTCCCTTTCGATCTGGACCCTCAGGATTTCAAATATGAGATCCTTCTTTCTCATCTTTGAGTAGCCCGCAATCTGGAGCCCACGGGCGATTTCATATAATTCTGGTATCGTCTTGCTCTCCAATTCGGCAATATTCAGCATTGGGTAACTCACCCTCCATAGTCTCTAAACGTTTTTCCCAACCGC
Above is a genomic segment from Bacillota bacterium containing:
- a CDS encoding M23 family metallopeptidase, translating into MATTVRFTSGARLVGGLWSGFRLGLRSALRLRRGLAVGAVAAGLSIGLILAGQSFISTIATESTEMAHVAGPAGQAGQAGQRPEIQRTQSPNSGARGPKPPGFEREPGGQGAIQGAMEAMKTTEATETMMEPVNGEVAVGFGWVKHPLYDDWRYNGGWDIATVPGEEVRAALSGVVTDVDTAEGGPPEGRRVVLLHDNGVQTIYDHCEEILVGKGEEVQQGSVIGRVYDGGEPIGPCLHFEVHKGGKPVDPGAFLRLSPRR
- the spoIID gene encoding stage II sporulation protein D, with translation MKRMVFFIVAFCFVVIIVLPSIIALRGCSFNVPPAPPQTSSPEISVYIEPQKKIVRMPLEQYLIGVVAAEMPASFALEALKAQAVAARTFALKRMRAFGGKGCLEHPGADVCTDYRHCQAWKSTDDMRRTWGYLEFIPYYYKISQAVRATEGYVITYHGELIDAAYHSNCGGSTDDAADVWSAPVPYLQGKPCNFHRGGQVFREQRVFSLEELERRLGVTFGVRKVTTQRVNGRVVEVISRDPMARPVEVLAQSPRGRVKTIRIGNRTFSAADLRDRLGLRSTRLSWRINGDSVLIQTTGYGHGVGMCQYGADGMARQGKSFEDILKYYYTGVEVVRLTTGVER
- the murA gene encoding UDP-N-acetylglucosamine 1-carboxyvinyltransferase; this encodes MTRIRIQGGRRLDGIVKISGAKNAALPIMAASLLSDGEVILEDIPRLEDVRTIQEVLRSLGVKIAAGQSSKSSVLRLDASDVRAVEAPYDLVRKMRASFLIMGPMLARFRYAKIFLPGGCAIGTRPIDLHLKGFESLGASIAREHGYVEATAGNGLSGGHVYLDFPSVGATENIMMAATLATGTTIIENAAKEPEVVDLASFLNAMGANIRGAGTNIIRIEGVKRLGGATHAILPDRIEAGTYMIAASITHGDVFVKNALPEHLKPLIAKLREIGVRVDEEATGIRVRSSVMLKSADVKTMPYPGFPTDLQAQVAALLSIAQGTSIITETVFENRFMYVDELKRMGANIKIDGRTAIIEGMPRLTGAPVKATDLRAGAALILAALVAEGETEVSEVHHIDRGYENIEIKLSKLGATIERVEREQAGPGLAGCLEGSKPLDIAI
- the rho gene encoding transcription termination factor Rho, with the protein product MNIAELESKTIPELYEIARGLQIAGYSKMRKKDLIFEILRVQIEREGLLFAEGILEIMPDGFGFLRVAGLSPSQDDIYVSPSQIRRFNLRTGDLISGQVRPPKENEKYFALLRVEAVNSADPEAASKRLHFEDLTPIYPNQRIKLETDPKEITTRMIDIMAPLGKGQRGLIVSPPKAGKTTVLKKIANAISANHPEIEILVLLVDERPEEVTDMERSVKGVVTSSTFDQPPDNHIRVAEMVLERARRLVEHKKDVIILLDSITRLARAYNLVEPPSGRTLSGGLDPSALHRPKRFFGAARNIEEGGSLTILATTLVETGSRMDDVIYEEFKGTGNMEIHLDRRLAERRIFPAIDIYRSGTRKEELLLTPEELDMVWLLRKAFGSLGIADTTELVLERLTHTKSNEEFRQLVVKSQFAENVRAVSGGSAP